The following coding sequences are from one Wenzhouxiangella sp. AB-CW3 window:
- a CDS encoding AAC(3)-I family aminoglycoside N-acetyltransferase produces the protein MYRIRTLREGDVQLIRSLLDVFGAAFDEEEVYCHKQPDDNYLGTLLANESFIALVAMDGDKVIGGIAAYELKKFEQARSEIYIYDLAVAEDYRRQGVATALIRNTAKLAREIGAHSTFVQADRNDRAPIALYSRLGAAEEVLHFDIRIDEPANQ, from the coding sequence ATGTATCGCATTCGCACACTCAGGGAAGGCGATGTCCAGTTGATTAGATCTCTGCTGGACGTGTTTGGAGCAGCATTCGACGAAGAGGAAGTCTATTGCCACAAGCAACCGGACGACAACTATCTCGGCACCCTACTAGCCAACGAATCTTTCATCGCTTTGGTTGCAATGGATGGCGACAAGGTTATCGGTGGAATAGCTGCCTATGAACTGAAGAAGTTCGAACAGGCACGTAGCGAGATTTATATCTATGACCTGGCAGTGGCCGAGGACTATCGCCGACAGGGAGTCGCCACCGCGCTGATCCGGAACACCGCGAAACTGGCCAGAGAAATTGGTGCACATAGCACCTTCGTGCAAGCGGATCGGAACGATCGGGCTCCCATCGCCCTTTACTCCAGACTCGGAGCGGCCGAAGAGGTGCTCCATTTCGATATTCGGATAGACGAACCCGCCAATCAATGA